From a single Cyanobacteriota bacterium genomic region:
- a CDS encoding 2-oxo acid dehydrogenase subunit E2, producing MINEIFMPALSSTMTEGKITAWIKSPGDKIEKGETVLVVESDKADMDVESFYAGYLAAIVVEAGEVAPVGATIALVAETEAEIEAAKQKAAQLKGGTTMTTSAAAPATPTATTAAATVTAPPSTTPARNGRIIASPRAKRLAKELNVDLMTLKGSGPHGRIVAEDVEAAAGKVAAVTPAVVSATAPAVSAPAATVATPAPKPVAPVTPGQVVPMTTLQNAVVRNMVASLSVPTFRVGYTITTDALDKLYKQIKAKGVTMTALLAKAVAVTLQKHPLVNAAYVENGIQYASAINIAVAVAMEDGGLITPVLPQADQMDIYSLSRLWQDLVTRARSKQLQPQEYNSGTFTISNLGMFGVDRFDAILPPGQGAILAIGASRPQVVATDDGLLGVRRQMQVNITCDHRIIYGADAAAFLKDLAELIETNPQSLTL from the coding sequence ATGATCAACGAAATTTTCATGCCTGCCCTTAGCTCCACCATGACGGAAGGAAAGATCACTGCCTGGATAAAATCTCCTGGCGACAAAATTGAAAAGGGAGAAACTGTACTTGTCGTTGAGTCTGACAAGGCAGACATGGATGTAGAGTCCTTCTATGCGGGCTATTTGGCGGCGATCGTCGTTGAGGCTGGTGAGGTAGCGCCTGTGGGGGCAACGATCGCCCTAGTTGCTGAAACCGAAGCTGAAATTGAAGCAGCTAAGCAAAAAGCAGCCCAACTCAAGGGGGGAACCACTATGACAACTTCTGCTGCTGCCCCCGCCACGCCAACCGCTACTACCGCAGCAGCAACGGTTACTGCCCCACCCTCCACAACCCCTGCCCGCAATGGGCGGATCATTGCCTCACCCCGTGCCAAGCGATTGGCCAAGGAACTGAATGTGGATCTAATGACCTTGAAGGGCAGTGGCCCCCACGGGCGAATTGTTGCTGAGGATGTGGAAGCAGCCGCAGGCAAAGTTGCTGCTGTTACGCCTGCTGTTGTGTCTGCAACTGCCCCGGCGGTCTCTGCTCCCGCTGCGACTGTGGCAACACCTGCGCCTAAACCTGTAGCTCCTGTGACTCCAGGCCAAGTTGTGCCCATGACCACCCTACAAAACGCTGTAGTGCGGAATATGGTTGCCAGTTTGTCGGTGCCGACGTTCCGTGTGGGCTACACCATTACCACCGACGCACTGGATAAGCTGTACAAGCAGATTAAGGCTAAAGGTGTGACGATGACAGCACTGCTGGCAAAGGCAGTAGCAGTCACATTGCAAAAGCATCCCTTAGTGAACGCGGCCTATGTGGAGAATGGCATTCAGTACGCTAGCGCTATTAACATTGCGGTAGCAGTGGCAATGGAAGATGGCGGATTAATTACCCCAGTGTTGCCCCAAGCTGACCAGATGGATATTTATTCCCTGTCGCGCCTGTGGCAAGACTTGGTGACCCGTGCCCGCAGCAAGCAACTGCAACCCCAGGAATATAACTCTGGTACCTTTACCATCTCGAATTTGGGGATGTTTGGGGTCGATCGCTTTGATGCGATTCTGCCACCTGGTCAGGGTGCTATCTTGGCAATCGGAGCCTCGCGCCCCCAAGTCGTAGCCACCGATGATGGCCTGCTGGGAGTGCGCCGCCAGATGCAGGTCAATATTACCTGTGACCACCGTATTATCTACGGAGCCGATGCTGCTGCCTTCCTCAAGGATTTAGCTGAGCTAATTGAGACAAATCCCCAGTCTTTGACACTGTAG
- a CDS encoding YlqD family protein codes for MDVSNKLLLKRTVQMRTIVTPEWKEQTQQQFQMQINQIDGQVQQMELQARQAIAEIQKQSLQPPSPEVTQQIENIQIQVNNNKSQLLEQKNQLLQQINRVQLLELEQEVDVGQLESFFYLEKGDNVFEKMQVEVLLRNGIVQDIRGKL; via the coding sequence ATGGATGTCTCTAACAAGTTACTTTTGAAGCGTACTGTCCAAATGCGGACGATTGTAACGCCCGAATGGAAAGAACAAACCCAGCAACAATTCCAAATGCAGATCAACCAGATTGATGGGCAAGTTCAGCAAATGGAATTGCAAGCACGGCAGGCGATCGCCGAAATCCAAAAGCAAAGCCTGCAACCACCTAGCCCAGAAGTGACTCAGCAGATTGAGAACATACAAATTCAGGTGAACAACAACAAAAGCCAGTTGCTAGAGCAGAAGAATCAGTTACTCCAGCAGATTAATCGTGTTCAGCTTTTAGAACTGGAGCAAGAAGTTGATGTAGGTCAATTGGAAAGTTTCTTTTACCTAGAAAAAGGCGATAACGTCTTTGAAAAGATGCAGGTTGAAGTCCTGCTACGCAATGGCATTGTTCAAGATATTCGTGGCAAACTCTAG